The sequence below is a genomic window from Uranotaenia lowii strain MFRU-FL chromosome 2, ASM2978415v1, whole genome shotgun sequence.
AATGCAATATTGAAACAATTTCTCTTCCCTCATAGGATGAGTTAGCCATTAAAAGAAACGgcttctgcgatgagggtcggatttctttttcaagaattttctcatcagaggtaTAAACATATTAATCACATTCCTCCAACCTGCTGGTACGCTGGAAAAGTCAGGGTAAGAAAAAAATTCCGAGAATTTAATCTTGCCAtcatccgaaaagctgggaAAATCATTAGACGATGGATCAGATgtagtttctctgggaatttTTGCATTCCCGTTATCTACTGATGGGCCTGAATTCTGAAGGAAagcctggggttttgacttTCTAGAAAGTGGAGGGAAGTCCTCCGAAGACGGATTAAAACCCGAAGGACTCTGAATAGAAGgggtagaattactgtttccactttgaggatttcttctaattttaattttactagTAGCCAATCTGGTTTGTGTTTTAGTggtgcgtttcctttttggagcctgtggtatattattttttttaaatgtcccaGTTGATGTCCCTTCACATCgatcctccccttcggactCATTCTCGCGTAGAAGGCCAAACTGGTTTTCTGAGAcgattgacaaaaaattcaacattatGTCTCTATATAATTtcagagtaaggttgccagattttttctaCACGTGTATCGACAACTCCGGGcacttttatataaaaacctgaaaaaatccgggcatttgaattcaaaattgacgaccgaaaaccgggcaaattttgtcaaaacccagaatttactcaacaaaaaaaattgaaaagaaatttaaagatcaaaattaaaccttaaacctttcatggttatttatatgaaacttgttttaaaaaaaattaattttggaggcataaatgaaaaaaataatacaatccatgctttttttgtttgatcgcaaataaagtgaataaatccgggcaaaattcgggcaattttcaatgaaaaccgggaaaccgggccgggccggactgctcccaaattttgtataaaatatccgggcaaacctgagaaacctggcaaccttatcttAAAGTGAGTTTTCAGAGAACTCTTGATCCTGCTCGCTGCTTGTATTATGCACGAAGTTTCCTCATacttctccccgcacttagaaCAGAACAGCGTGTCAACTTCTAGAActtctggcagaacatgaccgaaAGCATGGCGTGCGTACAGCACCTTGAACGTGGGGAGGCCTGGGTctttgaatcggccaaccccggACTTCACCAGATCATCGGCGGTCAAATCCTcttcggttaccactccgtcgatttccacgtcacgagcgggaacgtaaacgCAATGCTCGATCGTAAACTTCGGGTTACTCCATGGATATGGAAAGCGTTAGTATGCTCCATGGTACACTCGTTTACGAATCACCTCCAGTATACTTCCCAGCCTCTACTGTCATGATTCGAGACTTGACTTCCTCTCTAACGACTTGTGATTAAGTTCGCACTCGTGATATGAAGCCCGCTCTTCTACCACTATTTGCTTGTGCTCCGCCTGTATTCGAGTCCACTTTTACGGCTTGAGATGGCTCGAGGTCCCCTTCTCTGCTCGTCCTTGTGCCAGTCATAAGAAGCTTATCCTAGACttgcgcctgtcacagcacgcGTCCGGTCGTACGTGAACCCACTCTACCTGAGTGCATTCCGTGAATTCTCCGTACAAGTTTGACTGCGGAGAAATTATAGTCTTATTCCCGCAGCTTCCGACGGCGGTGGGGGTATCCTAGAAAACGCACGCGACGTGCCTAGCAAATCCTTATACGTAGAAGGaatagtcttatctttgtatgacACCCTGCTAGGATCGGGTCCATTCGACTCGGAAGCCATCCTCCAAAGAGCAATCTGTCCCGACCGAGATTCGGTCTTCTCAAATCTCGAGCATGTCACAGGAGAACACGTTTGTGACTTTTACGAAGACGAACCCCGACTGGATAGGCGACGTAGAGTATTCTGCATCGCAAATTCGACATCTTCTATTAATACGTTCggcgccacgctcattttggtagttttactagacGGGTCCAAAgaaaagcaaagagggagaacttcaatatttgaaacgtgtggcttAACTCAGAGgataacttgagtaagagaacGTCAcatgtttttgatgtgacggggcttCCTAGGAATACATCCGTCACACGAATATGGTTCCCATTCCCAtgacgacgaacgtgttaacggAATCTGCAGAAATACGACTTtttccgcagtcgaactcgtaggtgCATTGTATTCGCGCTGCGGGGTCTTCTCTCATACTTCACGAAACAGCTGGAGACGACCTTTTTCGCTCATGTTGATCATAGCGTCGtctttctcgtttttttttttgttatgggagtTTAGCACGGAGTGTCATTCTTTCctattttctcttaaatttcgGGCAGGAGGTTTCTACTTGCAAGGAAACTTTTTAGCTTTTTCTCTACGTCAGGGCAATTGGCAAGTATTTGCCTTAAGCTGCTAGCTAATTGATACGCTGCTCTGTGCTCTTCGTATATAGAGCAATCAATCAGGATGTGTTTGACGGAGACAACACAATTGCACGAAGGGCAAATGGGAGGGTTGTCCCTATCAAAAAATAGGACTGAGTTAGTCTGGTGTGGCCTATCCGTAACCGGGTTAGGGCAGTTCTCTCTCTGGGGTTTTTCCGGTCGATCCGTTTTCGGGGGCAGTTTTCACTTCACTTAGTTTGGCTGTCCGGTTTTTTGACCAGTTTCTATCCCAGGCTAGGGAAAGTTTGTTGGAGGTGTAACGATAGGCATCTTATTGAGGGATAGATATTTGTGAAGGGGTGAGATTGGCACCTATTGAGGCCAGCCGGTCTGCAGATTCGTTGCCGGGTATACCGGCGTGTCCAGGAACCCAAAATAgggtagttttttttgtttaaagcttcgCTTGTTATGAATGAAATCCAGGGGTGCTTTATGTTGTCCTTGGATACGGCTTTTAGCACACTAGCTGAGTCGGAGAAGATGGTTAGAGATGTTGAATGGTTTTGGGTTTTCTGGAGGGCGTCCGATACGGCATATGCTTCGGCGCTGAAAACGGAACACTGGGTTGGTAAGGCGATGCTTCGTTTATCGGAGTGGTCATCAATGCCGCAACCGACTCTGTCGTCAAAAGTCTTAGACCCGTCGGTGTATATGTGGGTAGTCGTTTTGTATTTTCTGTCGAGGAGTTGGTAGAGTGCGGTAGGACTGTGCTAGAGGGTTGACCGGCTTTGATTTCAAGGGACAGGGAGAGATCGACGGATGGTGTTTTCTCGGTCCAATACCGAAAGGCGGGGGTTCTTCTTGGACAGATGGATGGAAGGGTAGAGTTAGTAAGTTCCAGGAGAAGAGTGTTGGTGCGAGATACTAATGTTGCCTCCGATGGCGAGCCAACGGAGAGATTTGGATGTTAAATGTTTGGCCACTAGATATCTGAAGGGATGCTGGCCGCTTTCAGCCAGAATAGATACAATTGGGCTTGTGACAAAGGCGGAACCAACTGTTCTGATGAACCCATTATATTCAGGGTTCGAGTTTATTAAAGAGACGTGGGCCGGACCTACTGATGAAACCAAGTCCGTAGAGTACTGATGGGAGTATCCATCCATGGACGAATCTTAGGAGGGAGTCGTGGTTGGCATGACTTGGGTTTTTATTCAGGATACGAAGAATGTTGGTCTTGTTTTTTGTGCTTTTTCTGACTTGATTGAGATAAGTTGAGAAATTTAGTCGATCATCAATCCATACACCCAAAAGTCGGATGGAGTGGACGAAGGGAATGGCTGGGTTAAGTAGTTTTAAAGTAGGGAGCGTTTTAAGTTTCTTTCTGTTAAGGCCCAGGTGGAGGAGTTTGGACTTGTCAGGAGAGAATTGAAAACCCATTCTGGGTGCCCAACTGGCTATTTTGTCCAGTGTTATTTGTAGTCTATTGCGTGCTAAGCGTGCGAAGGAAGATATCGAGACTAATGTGATATCGTCTGCGTAGACTAGGATCTTAGTGTGATCAGGGATGATTTTAAAGATAGAATTTATAGCGATAAGGCAGAAGGTGGGAGAGATTACTGACCCTTGTGGGACCCCTGTGAGTATTGGCTTTGGATTGGAAAGAGAGTAATTGATAAGGACCTGGATAGTGCGGTTTGATAGGAAGCTTTGTGTTTATTGGTATAGTCTACCGGCAAGTCCCCATTCTCTCAGAGCGGTAAGTATGGTGGTATGATCGACCCAATCAAACGCTTTGGATAAGTCCAAGGATAAGAGATCGATATGTTGGCTACGACTTAAAGCATCATCCACTATGCATTCTAGGAGGCAAAGATAGTCGTCAGTTGATCGGCCGGAACGAAAGGCGTATTGGCGGTCGTCTAAAAGATTTTGTTCAAGAACAGTATTGAGGCGGTGATTGACCAGCCTTTCCATAATCTTACCAGCACAGTCGATCAAGGTGATGGGGCGATAGCCAATAACcctttatttcatgattttttattttttcttgaaaaaattctcaatagtgatgagtacatgaagggaaaaataatggaaaaatattattttctcatatttcgaggatttagccaaaatattaattgttgctaatttgcaacaacatgaaatggttataCCTTTTCGTTCCTCATACAAGACAGCtagaaataaatgcttattcctaatttaTCTAGCTCTAATCGTAGTTAAAGCTCAAGAACTTCGTAAACCTAGTGTCTGGACACAATTTAGCTGGGGTTAGTACCTAAGTATGTTGGttattcaccatgggtgcacggatttacctaagtttctgcctaagtatgtgcttacaTGCATTATTCAGATCAAttagttcgacaaatttccaatgcagctTACACTATATCCGAACCAAATGGCTTCGTTTGATCTGTTATCGAGTAAATGTATTACTTATGTTGATGaaagtatattttggaagaacaagtcaatcaggtgggctagtttactataTGAATTCCGGTATCCGTGTATATTTAGCTGACCTGgaaaactgattgaacattcttatataTGAGAATTTCAAGGAAgcacatcttacctgttggccatttatgtaatttggACCTAAAAGTTTCCTGCCGATACCCGTAATCGAACCCATTACGCctagcataccaaaaccagactcacgCCAGCGTATTCTCTAGCGGCTAGACCTTCTAGGCACAGTATTATTTTGGGAGCCGGGAGGGTGACGCATGGTTGATGATCTagccaaaagaatttgttcttggTTTTCCCCAATATTTTAACAGTTGTCAGCCATTTTGTTCAGTTAGAGGCTTATTTATCtgctttatttcaaaaatatctcgacaacatgataatataacattaaaaataataaaactttcgTAAGGAAACATATACACTGTTTAAacgatgaaacattagaaagcaCACTTTGTAGCCCATAGACCTAACTAAAggtgctaccgttgcatgatgttgcaaatttgcaacaattaattgaAAGCCGttatatcagacaaaaaatcaaaaaaatcttcaaattgtattcaattgtgttaattgcattactgaaaatgcgaaaatattttcttcagacaaaattttttttcgcagtgtgaattggactaggtcaaaactctgaaaaataagcctttttaaatatttcatatttttcagattcaaattggTCTAGTTTCTATATGTAtactcagaaagtcatttttttaaattcaacgtAATCTTaaagttagaaatattattgccctgaagaaaaaagttgactatTTGGTTTTCTGCAAAAGTTACAAcagctttaattaattgttgcaaatttgttactttatgaaacgaagggttaatattGTTTGGATCTTTTTGAGGTTTGAGGATGGGAATGCCGGTTTGGGGACGAGCACATGgtcgttcggctaaaatcccaaGTCGATGGGTgaggttagagaaacaagagagatcaacaGTGGgtaagatcacatgcgggatataaatggtgtttcgatagaaggtccagcagttgatcggcagagctcgattgctcgtgttcgatCACGTTCACTGTGGTGAAATTGACTAACGCGCCgctgtactgaagcggagattgcaggttcaagtcctgccggtgagccgttgtatcgttttcgaaaaattcatgatatttacgacCTATGTTCTTCCGTTCTTTGATAGGTcgtgtttctctaattctttccatcacctacgaaaatgtgattattttcaggtacaaagatgtgccaagcgatttcataacatcagtgtTGATTTCACTATCCAATTTTTATGAGGACTTGGCGTCCTATGCCACTGAACTCGTGCTACTCGTTACAGGACTTCAGTCGAACTTGCGTGGTAACTACTGAACTTTTTCCTCTCGGGGCTTATCAGTTTCGAGcccattcataaaatttttctctgTCATATTTACTGCTactatcatttttatcactatCTTCCGTTCACTTTGTGATCGTGATTTCAGACCATCTACACCTCTTGAGAAATGAGCCTGAATGGCTCTACTAGTTTTATGCATCTTATCCGTACTATATGAGTCCTTTCTCAAGAGCTACTATTGAATAACGCATAATTGTTAACGAAAATTCTCTTGGTTTCAGTTCTCATTCAAAGTCTGGCGCAAGATGATGTACGCATTCTGGCTGACCGTCATCGTGTACTCCATGTCCATCCTAGTGTTAGTCTATACCTACCAGTTCGATCAGTTCCCTCTCTATTGGAGGGAATATCTCAAGATTTCCGATACATTGTAAGTCgctcgtttgtttgtttgattaatataaaaaaaagttgacgatttttaatttggtaaaaatttcagacaAAAAGATATCGGTCTGGAGCTATACGAAACGAAACAACTTTTCCTGCATCTCCTCAATCCAACCATGATAGTCATCATCACCGTAATTCAGCTTCACTATTGCCATAAAAAATTCCTCGAAATCTCAGAAATACCAGTTATGTGAGTATTTATTCCAACGATTAAAAACTGGTAGATTCTATCAAAATATCTTCGATTTTTCAGTCAAGAAAGCGACATCCCAGTGATATCGGAAACCAGTTCAGCGTACGGTACATTTTCCAAGCGGAAAAAGCATAGCAGTGCAACGGATGCTCCACCCTTGGAAAGGGATCCCGAAAACTCGGAGGAAACGTCTCGGTTGAAAGGATCCAACAAGGAAGAGATCCAGGAGAGAGTGATCGCGGACAACACTTCGGAAATTCTAGAGGATCTGCGTTTCCGGAAGCTTTCGAAGCAAGAAATCAAGGGTGTAGCTCAGAAGATGTTTAACATCGTTTCCAAACTGGCGGAGCTGTTTTGGTTGTTTGCCGAAATTCATTTGCTGAAGATCATCCTCATCGTGGCGTTCTCACTGAGCGTGGAAACGATAAGTTTTATACATTTGATGTATGTGCTCATGACGGTATTCGCGGTGAAATCTCATACCGGTTCGTTGGTTCTCATTACGCGAATAATGTCGCTCATTTCTGCGATTTTGCTCATCACCACTATGATCTATCAGGTGGATTATATCAATGAATCGAACTATGAGAGCACGTGTCCCAACATCGACGTCAACGAGACCCATTGGGATATGAATAATGCCAAGTGGTTTGGATTCCAGAAAACCTCGGGGGTTAACAGCTTAGCGGATCTTTTGCGACCTTATCTGATCTACATCATAGTGGTTACGATCCATGCGGTTGTCGTGCTGCGTCAAACCATCCGACGGCTACGGCTTGGACAATCACCGAGAACTCCGCATCTGATGTTCCCAAATATCACCCGGGCGGATGCGGACAAGGACATCCCCCGTATGATCAAGTACCTGTTCAACTATGGGTACTATAAATTCGGTGTAGAAATCTCACTAGTAGCTTTGATTATCGTGACGGCGTGGAGGATGGACATCTTTTCCTGTTTCTACGCCATTTGGATATGTTTCTTGTTTCATATGACGAGGGAAGGATTGCGTAGGATATGGCGTGTCATAACCTGGTTTGTTGTGGTGATAATCCCCTTCCAATACGTGATCTTTATTGGGCTGCCTCCAATCCTTTGTGTTGATTATCCATGGGATATTGCCTTCTTAGACAGGTTCAGAAAATGGGCCATGCTTCCGGAGAATACGGCAGAGTTTCGGGAGCAAGCTTCGAAAATGGTAGCCGATTTTCTGCTACTGATGTTTTTGTGTCGTCAGACATTGGTCTTCCGGATCGAGATAAGGTACGCATCTTGTCCGGATGACTTTGGCGGTGGCAGTAATAAATCTGCCTTGGAAGATATCGATAAACTTGGGACGGTTCCGTTTATCAATCCTACTCCCGATTTCATAGCCAAAGTTCGGAACTGGCTAGATGTGGTAAAGCGAGGAGTTTTCCTCGTGTTTTTCTGGTTCACTCTTGCAATTGTGTTTTGGACCGGCTCCAGTCGAGTGACCCTTTTTTCGATAGGATATCTGATAGGGGCTTTCACATTTTTATGGCAAGGAACCGATTTCTACCTGAGACCGATTAAGTCTATTCTGAAAACGTAGGTCTATTAACTGCATTCAAAGTAgctttaatttaataaaaacatttttttttgcagatggAATGTTCTTATCGCTTACAATGTATTCGTTATAACAACGAAAACATTGCTGCAGCTAGTTGGTTGCCTGTATCTGCAGCAACTCACCGAGAGTACCTGTTGGTTGGTTCAGCTACTAGGGATCTCTTGTCTATCGGCAAGGGAAAATGGAGATGTGATACCGGATCCGGTTCAACCACCGGCACCGGATCTTTCCCAGTGCAACGTCCCGTATGATGATTCTGGCTTGTTCTGGGACGGAGTGTGTTTTGCCTTTTTGCTTTTGCAACGTCGGATTTTCGCTAGTCATTATTTCTGCCACATTATCAACGAAACGAAAGCGAGCACAATTTTAGCTTCGAGGTACTattgaagttatttttcaataatatttcagatttaatagttttttcatTAACAGAGGGGCAGAGCTTATCGAAGAACTTCGTATTAAGGAGGTCAAACTAGAGGCCGAGCGAGAGAGTCAgattttgcagaaaatcaaaatgaagatGGATCGTATCAAGGCTACCCAGCAGAAAATTTTGGAACCAGTTCATGAACCAAGCACTCATGCTAAAGGTATGTTTATCAGTAGAATAGGCCGACTTCTTTCTTTGTCTGTGAAATTATGTTCCGCGAAGACGAATTATAGTGAAATTAGAAATACTTTCGTTCGTTCggtttagtattttttgtaccaACATGtaagtattatttttaatttgtgggATGTAAGTACAAAGTTTTCCGTTCGATTATGCTTCGACATAGAAGAATCTAGAGATCACCTGCGTAGAAAGATGCCTTCAGAACACGGTAGAGGTAGAGTTTTGATAGAGTAGAATGGAGCACATCAAAACATCACTAACGAGAAAGACCTTCTGTTTCTATTTTCATTCTGTTCGGTCCATTTCGCGGCCAGATCTTGAAGGGGATGCATGCATAGCACGCACTCATAGTTTGTCATCATATGCAGGATATCATACTCCGATCGAAGATGAAATTGCCGGTGGTTCTATGATAATTGAAGGCGAAGGCATTTCAGAGATTCCATCGGACAACGGAAGATTGACCGTTGGACGGGGATCTTATCACACTCAGGTTAGCAATAGTAGCCACATGTCAAAACTATTGGAAATCCCACATACCATAAACAACTGGTTTACAACCATTTTAGGCACCTTCACCAAGCTCAGCACTAATGACTGTATCACTCGAAGCTTATCTAGATCCCCAGCGCATGTCGTTTGAATCACCGAATGAAATGCTGGCGAGAGTATGCAGTCCTGATGATACCTTCCCGGTATTCTCACCGCCACCTTGTGAGGTTAGTATATCCAAATCACATGCTAAACAGAAACTTCTGGGAACGAACTTTGAAACTCATCAAATTGTAGAAGGAACAACCTGCTCAGCAAACGAATACACTTATGCCGATCACGAAAACCGCTATGCAAACTCGTCAGCACCGTAGACAATCAAGTTTGAATGCCGTATCCTGGCCCAATCCGAATGAACTTACGGTTAGTCCTAGATTGGGAAGGCCGACCAGTAACCTCACGCCAGCCGAAgtaattgatcatttttgaaaggcAACAGTTGTTGTTAGTTCTAACTCTGCAAGATTTTATTCCAGGATACACCGGATCAAGTTATGTCCCCTCGCTCCCCAAGATCTCCACGATCCTTCACTCGACATCAACATAGACGTCAATCTAGTATGGGAACTTCCGTTGCGCCAGATGAACTCACGGTAGATCCAAGTCGTCGAAGATCCAGCTTCCTGGTTTCTCTTTTCGTCGATGACGACATGACTCGCTACGACGATGTAACTACGACGGGAGTAACACGGAAACGCTCACGCGGTAAAAGTTTCTGGGGACCAGTCGGAGAAGCTGGCCTTCGTGACTCAATACGATCCGCAGCGTCCCGATCTCCTCTCTCTCATCATGAGTGTAATTATAAACTATACAATTTTCT
It includes:
- the LOC129749644 gene encoding piezo-type mechanosensitive ion channel component-like isoform X7, coding for MANYFICLVIQRLILPLILAICCLMRPVGLSLPYLLFLFGLPFVPVATPRSIKGSTGIYFKLYIVISILLLVSQIAFQIVFLALGYELIEPCKFLEVLLRHIGLVRFQGLDAAMVVYWISPEIIMSLAAVVVYIVLRRLVESIPDADQAPTSPTSLEAPDVLPMHCDAFPISREKLAFLTKLGVLLSVGMLCVAAVLQPSVPSGIYFVIFLGSATWWACYKELDRAFGVVLRITLAFLIVHITGLLAYQNPWPQQLLPQNDTIARILALTPILSSACDNVSDIRYVNFDSELGSDFYLNPVVLMICYYCISITSSLLMKPRLMRGGTRRVRDASASDAQNAIPQDSIAMHAIEEDDSSSFFEQIMLATGNVANFIYKNSYIFTNVIMMTWSIMYHSWLTFVLLIWANLIWIMPNQRKNMLNSSPFLVIYAELLLLAQYVYGMKLTDDELPSSVNITGINLAQIGFIKYRDYPCLPLLIKSSFTTMFWISLRQMIQEKQMERRTSTIADMAAPLQVTVGAATAAGSGPGRPLEKKSSAFITRTGTLINSFLIKFWIWVVAITLFLSGMTGIRMTGFRIVYMALFLIFVLTFQFSFKVWRKMMYAFWLTVIVYSMSILVLVYTYQFDQFPLYWREYLKISDTLQKDIGLELYETKQLFLHLLNPTMIVIITVIQLHYCHKKFLEISEIPVIQESDIPVISETSSAYGTFSKRKKHSSATDAPPLERDPENSEETSRLKGSNKEEIQERVIADNTSEILEDLRFRKLSKQEIKGVAQKMFNIVSKLAELFWLFAEIHLLKIILIVAFSLSVETISFIHLMYVLMTVFAVKSHTGSLVLITRIMSLISAILLITTMIYQVDYINESNYESTCPNIDVNETHWDMNNAKWFGFQKTSGVNSLADLLRPYLIYIIVVTIHAVVVLRQTIRRLRLGQSPRTPHLMFPNITRADADKDIPRMIKYLFNYGYYKFGVEISLVALIIVTAWRMDIFSCFYAIWICFLFHMTREGLRRIWRVITWFVVVIIPFQYVIFIGLPPILCVDYPWDIAFLDRFRKWAMLPENTAEFREQASKMVADFLLLMFLCRQTLVFRIEIRYASCPDDFGGGSNKSALEDIDKLGTVPFINPTPDFIAKVRNWLDVVKRGVFLVFFWFTLAIVFWTGSSRVTLFSIGYLIGAFTFLWQGTDFYLRPIKSILKTWNVLIAYNVFVITTKTLLQLVGCLYLQQLTESTCWLVQLLGISCLSARENGDVIPDPVQPPAPDLSQCNVPYDDSGLFWDGVCFAFLLLQRRIFASHYFCHIINETKASTILASRGAELIEELRIKEVKLEAERESQILQKIKMKMDRIKATQQKILEPVHEPSTHAKGYHTPIEDEIAGGSMIIEGEGISEIPSDNGRLTVGRGSYHTQAPSPSSALMTVSLEAYLDPQRMSFESPNEMLARVCSPDDTFPVFSPPPCEKEQPAQQTNTLMPITKTAMQTRQHRRQSSLNAVSWPNPNELTVSPRLGRPTSNLTPAEDTPDQVMSPRSPRSPRSFTRHQHRRQSSMGTSVAPDELTVDPSRRRSSFLVSLFVDDDMTRYDDVTTTGVTRKRSRGKSFWGPVGEAGLRDSIRSAASRSPLSHHECNYKLYNFLCSLTASYHLHLL